In Haloarcula salinisoli, one genomic interval encodes:
- a CDS encoding MTH865 family protein: protein MADKAELREQFTEAFQDADYPISSPMDLVPALPAGPSTKFESGDFSMTAMELNTKLNGEFPYETVDDFVDDVMASLESQDLI, encoded by the coding sequence ATGGCCGATAAAGCCGAACTCCGCGAGCAGTTCACCGAGGCGTTCCAGGACGCAGACTACCCCATCTCCAGTCCGATGGACCTCGTGCCGGCCCTGCCCGCTGGCCCGTCGACGAAGTTCGAATCTGGCGATTTCTCGATGACGGCGATGGAACTGAACACCAAACTCAACGGGGAGTTCCCCTACGAGACCGTCGACGACTTCGTCGACGACGTGATGGCGTCGCTGGAATCGCAGGACCTCATCTAG
- a CDS encoding HAD-IIA family hydrolase has product MTVRGVLLDLDGTVYHHDDPLPGAPETVDRLRERGLSISFFSNNPLHGGQEYVERLQSLGIDARPGEACSSAVVTREYVDAHHAGDDVFVVGSDSIRERIARGRADVVAEPGEADVLLASWTDEFHYDDMTDALRALDTGTVYLGTDPDPTFPGPNGHPVPGSGAILRAITGVTEREPDRVLGKPSDVAIDAALDQLGHEPEDILVVGDRLGTDILLGERAGMQTALVMTGVTDDATLAASDVKPDHVLDSLVEIDTILP; this is encoded by the coding sequence ATGACAGTCCGGGGCGTGCTGCTGGACCTCGACGGAACGGTGTATCACCACGACGACCCCCTGCCCGGGGCACCCGAAACAGTCGACCGCCTGCGCGAACGCGGACTCTCGATATCGTTCTTCTCGAACAACCCGCTCCACGGCGGCCAGGAGTACGTCGAGCGACTGCAGTCGCTGGGAATCGACGCCCGCCCCGGCGAGGCCTGCTCCTCGGCCGTGGTCACGCGGGAGTACGTCGACGCGCACCACGCCGGCGACGACGTGTTCGTCGTCGGCTCGGACTCGATTCGGGAACGTATCGCCCGCGGGCGGGCCGACGTGGTCGCCGAACCGGGCGAGGCCGACGTACTGCTTGCCTCCTGGACCGACGAGTTCCACTACGACGACATGACCGACGCGCTCCGCGCGCTCGACACCGGCACCGTCTATCTGGGCACGGACCCCGACCCGACCTTCCCGGGACCCAACGGCCACCCGGTGCCCGGCTCCGGCGCGATACTCCGGGCCATCACTGGTGTCACGGAACGTGAACCCGACCGGGTACTGGGCAAGCCATCGGACGTCGCTATCGATGCAGCGCTCGACCAGCTGGGCCACGAGCCCGAGGACATCCTCGTCGTCGGTGACCGTCTGGGAACCGACATCCTGCTGGGCGAGCGAGCGGGGATGCAAACGGCGCTCGTGATGACGGGTGTCACCGACGACGCGACGCTCGCCGCCAGTGACGTGAAACCAGACCACGTGCTGGACTCGCTGGTCGAGATAGACACGATTCTGCCGTAG